ATGCCCAGATTTTGCAGATAGTCCACAGCCGCGCCCAGACCGACTACGCCTGAGATGTTCGGCGTGCCTGCCTCAAAGCGCATCGGCAATTCGTTCCAAGACGCATCTTCATAGGACACCGCCAGCACCATGTCGCCGCCGGTCAGGAACGGACTCATGCGCTCTAGCACTTCGCGCTTCACATACAATCCTCCTATGCCGGTTGGCCCCAGCATTTTGTGTCCGGAGAACGCGAGAAAATCGCAGTCTATGTCCTGAACATCTACGGGCATGTGCGGAACGCTTTGCGCGCCGTCCACCAGCACGGCAGCGCCAACCGCGCGAGCCTTCTTGGCGAGTTCCTTGACCGGAACGATGGTACCGACAGCGTTGGATTCGTGCACCATCGCCAAAAGTCTGGTGCGCGGGCTGAGGATGTCGTCAACCGCGTCCATGTCGAGCGTGTGCTCTTCGGTGATGGGCAGGATGCGCAGGTTCGCGTCCTTCTTGCGTGCGAGTTGCTGCCACGGCACGAGGTTGCTGTGATGTTCGAGCGCGGTTACCACGATGTCGTCGCTGGCCCTTATGTTGTCCTCGCCCCAGCTATTTGCCACGAGATTGATGGACTCGGTGGTGTTGCGCGTCCATATCACGGTCTCGGGGCTATCGGCGTTTATGAGCGCTGCGACCTTCGCACGCGCCTCGTCATAGCGCTCCGTGGATTCCATGCTGAGCGCATGAACGCCACGATGCACATTCGCGTTGTAGCCCTCGTAGTAGTCAACAAGCGCCTGGATGACCTGGCGCGGCTTTTGGGAGGTCGCTGCCGAGTCAAGCCATATCAGCGGCCTGCCGTCATAGACCTTCTTAGAGAGAACGGGAAAGTCCTCTCGGATCTTCCTCACATCTAGCATAATGTTACCTGCCGCGCCATTTGCGCCGATTACTGGGTTAGACCACGGAGTTAAATGTCAACTTCGATGGCGTCGCCTTCGACCCTTACCGTAAAGGTGTCAACCGGCACCACGGCCGGCAGCTCGGTGGCAGAGCCGTCGGTCACATCAAAGCGCGCGCCGTGCCGAGGACACTCGATCTCACAGCCGTCCAGTTCGCCCTGTTCGAAGGACGCGAAGTCGTGTGTGCACACATCCTCGATGGCGTAGTAATTGCCGCTGACATTGCACACGGCTACCGCCTTGTCGCCGACCTCGTACACCTTGAGCGACCCGGCGGGGATGTCGCCCACGCTTGCAACTTTCTGAAAAGCCATTCTAACCCTCCCTGATTGATTGGCTGATACCTGCCTGACACCTAATTGATACGCGAAGACGATTGTCAGACCGCCGTCTTCATCACTATGGGCTGCATGCCCTTCTCGCTTTCCAGTCGAATGAGCGTGCTGTTCACCAGATCCTGGATAGTCGTGGAATCAAGAATGTCGTACACCGCCTCGGCTACCGAGCGCCAGACATCGCGCTGGGCGCAGCAGGTGATGTGAATGCACGCCGAACTGTCCGAAAGGCAGGCGACCGGCGACTCAGTGCCGCCAAGACTCATCATCACGCTGCTCAGGCGAATGTCCGCAGGCTGCATAGCGAGGAAATGCCCGCCGCGCGGTCCACGATGGCTGCCCGTGATGCCGCTCTTGTTCAGCGAGTAGAGCACCTGCGCCAGAAATTGTTCGGGTATTGCCGTGCGCTTGGCGATTTCACTAGCGCGGACGGGTCTATCATCGCCGTTCAGCGCCAAGTCAACCAGCGCACGCACGCCGTAATCGACCTTGATTGGGATATACATAGGCAACTCCCCTAGCCGCCCGCTCGCCGGTACGCCTATTCGATGGTAACCGTCTTTGAGTTATCGTCTGCCAGCGCGGAATTGAACGCATGCCACGGCAGCGTGGCACACTTTATCCGCGCGGGGAAGCGCGAGACACCTTGCAGCAGCTCCGCATCGCCGAGCACATCGGGGTCGAAGTCTTCCTGCGTTATCATGCTGCGGAATTCATCGAACACCTTTTCGGCTTCTTCCAATGATAGACCTTTTACGCTCTCCGTCATCATCGACGCCGACGCCTTAGATATGGCGCAGCCGATAGCTTGAAAGCCAATATCCGCAATTTTGTTGTCTTGGACAGAAAGATAAACTGTAATTTGGTCGCCGCATAGCGGGTTGAACCCTTCGACCTGCCGGTTCGTGCATTCCGGCTTGCGGTAGTTACGCGGCCGGCGATTGTGGTCCATCACTACTTCTTGATATAGGTCGTCCAGATCGTACATATTTACCTGATTATTCTGCCTTAGAGTCTGCCTAAAATTCGAACTTGTAACTGGGGAGAGAGTCGAGGAACAGCCTCTCAAGAAAGTCCCTGAGGTCGTCGTCCTCAACCGTGTCGATGATTTCACTGGCGAAGCCGAATATCAGCAGGCGGCTCGCAGTTTCCAAATCGATGCCGCGGCTTCGCATATAGAACACCGTGTCCCTGTCGATGTTGCCTGCTGTTGCGCCGTGTCCGCACTTAACATCGTCCGCCCAGATATACAACGAAGGCTTGCTATCGACCTCCGCGTCCGGCGAAAGTACCAGGTTTTTGTCTTCCTGATGCGATTCGGTTTTGATAGCGCCGCGCTGCACATACACCGTGCCGCCGAACACCGCGCGAGACCTGCCGTCCAAGATGCCCTTGTAGTACAGGTTGCTGCTGGAGTGCGGTTTGTTGTGGTTGATGTTGATATAGTTGTCCATGTGCTGGCGGCCGGACGTGAAGTATAGCCCTTGCAGGTCGCATGACGAATTTTCGCCGTCGATGTTCGTGTACAAGTCGAATCTGCCCAGCCCGACTTGGCGCTCGAACACTTTCGAGTTGTACGTGCTGTCCGCGCTCTGCTGCACTCGCGCAACGCCGACATGAAAAGCGTCCTCACTTTCCATCAGCAGCCGGTAGTGTTCAAGCGTAGCATCGTCGCCGAGTACGAATTCCGCCACCGAGTTCGTCAGGCAGCGATTGCCCGGCACGCCGATATAGCTTTCCACGATGGCGGCGCTGCTGCCGCGACCGGCAGTAAATAGCACTCTGGGATGCGAAACCGTCTGCGCGCCGTCCGTCGTAA
Above is a genomic segment from Chloroflexota bacterium containing:
- a CDS encoding SUF system NifU family Fe-S cluster assembly protein, translating into MYDLDDLYQEVVMDHNRRPRNYRKPECTNRQVEGFNPLCGDQITVYLSVQDNKIADIGFQAIGCAISKASASMMTESVKGLSLEEAEKVFDEFRSMITQEDFDPDVLGDAELLQGVSRFPARIKCATLPWHAFNSALADDNSKTVTIE
- a CDS encoding Rrf2 family transcriptional regulator, which gives rise to MYIPIKVDYGVRALVDLALNGDDRPVRASEIAKRTAIPEQFLAQVLYSLNKSGITGSHRGPRGGHFLAMQPADIRLSSVMMSLGGTESPVACLSDSSACIHITCCAQRDVWRSVAEAVYDILDSTTIQDLVNSTLIRLESEKGMQPIVMKTAV
- a CDS encoding non-heme iron oxygenase ferredoxin subunit: MAFQKVASVGDIPAGSLKVYEVGDKAVAVCNVSGNYYAIEDVCTHDFASFEQGELDGCEIECPRHGARFDVTDGSATELPAVVPVDTFTVRVEGDAIEVDI
- the sufD gene encoding Fe-S cluster assembly protein SufD yields the protein MTQTLTRYEQYTTDFDSLGDVEQPVWLRDIRAAAWQRFRNVGLPTARRGNEPYKYTNIAPIAGAELALAADGDSIFSVGELNAVAPPQGDSPRVVFIDGRFSHTLSSALDGADGVSISSLADAIASGSEVVEEHLARYADIEEDGFIALNTAFIDDGALIEIVSDASVELPIHLVFVTTDGAQTVSHPRVLFTAGRGSSAAIVESYIGVPGNRCLTNSVAEFVLGDDATLEHYRLLMESEDAFHVGVARVQQSADSTYNSKVFERQVGLGRFDLYTNIDGENSSCDLQGLYFTSGRQHMDNYININHNKPHSSSNLYYKGILDGRSRAVFGGTVYVQRGAIKTESHQEDKNLVLSPDAEVDSKPSLYIWADDVKCGHGATAGNIDRDTVFYMRSRGIDLETASRLLIFGFASEIIDTVEDDDLRDFLERLFLDSLPSYKFEF
- a CDS encoding cysteine desulfurase, translated to MLDVRKIREDFPVLSKKVYDGRPLIWLDSAATSQKPRQVIQALVDYYEGYNANVHRGVHALSMESTERYDEARAKVAALINADSPETVIWTRNTTESINLVANSWGEDNIRASDDIVVTALEHHSNLVPWQQLARKKDANLRILPITEEHTLDMDAVDDILSPRTRLLAMVHESNAVGTIVPVKELAKKARAVGAAVLVDGAQSVPHMPVDVQDIDCDFLAFSGHKMLGPTGIGGLYVKREVLERMSPFLTGGDMVLAVSYEDASWNELPMRFEAGTPNISGVVGLGAAVDYLQNLGMENVREHEIQLTKYALDSFKQFEEELDVYGPKDPSKRGAIVSFHHPDVHPHDLGTLLDRRGIAIRTGHHCSMPMVRSLGVPATARASMYLYNTEEEVDELVDALREALRYFGNGAG